The Parabacteroides sp. AD58 genome includes a window with the following:
- the tsaB gene encoding tRNA (adenosine(37)-N6)-threonylcarbamoyltransferase complex dimerization subunit type 1 TsaB — protein MPCILHIETSTDVCSAALSNDGVVIEEKVSYEGHSHATLLGLYVADCLKRAKESGLSLDAVAVSAGPGSYTGLRIGVSMAKGICFGLGIRLISVPTLELLASTVIRNHSEKDALYCAMLDARRMEVYAAIYNQAREQVREAKADIVTAKTYASYLHEGKVCFFGNGSEKCKSVIDHPNAVFIPDVHPVAAEMVSLAEERYAKDQFEDVAYFEPFYLKEFQATIAKNKVLGEVLHPHK, from the coding sequence ATGCCTTGTATTTTACATATTGAGACGTCAACCGATGTCTGTTCTGCTGCTTTGTCGAACGATGGAGTTGTCATTGAGGAAAAGGTTTCCTACGAAGGTCATTCACATGCCACTTTACTGGGTTTGTATGTGGCCGATTGCCTGAAGCGGGCGAAGGAAAGCGGTTTATCATTAGATGCCGTAGCCGTAAGTGCCGGTCCGGGTTCTTATACGGGATTGCGAATTGGAGTTTCGATGGCGAAAGGAATTTGCTTTGGCTTGGGCATTCGTCTGATAAGTGTTCCGACTTTGGAACTGCTGGCTTCTACCGTGATCCGGAATCATTCTGAGAAAGATGCTTTATACTGTGCGATGCTGGATGCACGGCGGATGGAAGTGTATGCCGCCATTTATAATCAGGCTCGGGAACAGGTTCGTGAAGCAAAAGCGGATATTGTCACTGCCAAGACGTATGCGTCCTATCTGCATGAAGGGAAAGTATGTTTCTTCGGTAATGGTTCAGAGAAATGTAAATCGGTGATTGATCATCCGAATGCCGTCTTTATTCCGGATGTGCATCCGGTAGCTGCAGAAATGGTTTCGCTGGCAGAAGAACGATATGCCAAAGACCAGTTTGAAGACGTAGCCTACTTCGAACCTTTCTATCTGAAAGAATTCCAGGCTACGATAGCCAAGAATAAAGTATTAGGCGAAGTACTGCATCCGCATAAATAA
- a CDS encoding DUF3810 domain-containing protein, which produces MKKIRVRWIIQAVCLVLVWCLKLFPNGGEWYATTIYPVCSGGLACFSSWFPFSLNDWFIYGSLAGILLYLIYAIWRKRRVKRALAHVAAYLVWVYIWFYAAWGLNYYRSDFYQRTQLERPVYSAGLFEHFLQVYTDSLNAAYCPVDTVEKDKVEAVLKAGYAALDKKYGLINPPDDLRPKPMLFPSLMSGVGVMGYIGPFFVECHVSKDLLPVQYASTCAHEMAHVLGVSSEAEANYYSYLICTTSSVREIRFSGYFSLLPYVLSNAYQVLPESDFKAWQETLRPEIIALYREKADHWRALYNPFLGEIQDKMYNWYLKGNRISSGTANYSEVISLILAAQSASF; this is translated from the coding sequence ATGAAGAAGATACGAGTCCGCTGGATTATACAGGCTGTTTGTCTGGTGCTGGTCTGGTGCCTGAAACTCTTCCCGAACGGAGGAGAATGGTATGCAACCACCATTTACCCTGTATGCTCCGGCGGACTCGCTTGTTTTTCTTCGTGGTTTCCTTTTTCTCTCAATGATTGGTTTATTTATGGGAGTTTAGCCGGTATCCTGTTATATCTGATTTATGCTATCTGGCGGAAACGTCGGGTAAAACGGGCGCTGGCTCATGTCGCAGCCTATCTGGTATGGGTGTATATTTGGTTTTATGCGGCGTGGGGACTTAATTATTACCGCAGCGATTTTTACCAGCGGACCCAGTTAGAACGCCCCGTCTATTCAGCCGGATTGTTTGAACATTTCTTGCAGGTATATACCGATTCTCTGAATGCCGCCTATTGCCCTGTCGATACAGTGGAAAAAGACAAGGTTGAGGCTGTGCTGAAAGCGGGTTATGCTGCTTTGGATAAGAAATACGGGCTGATTAATCCGCCTGATGATTTGCGCCCGAAACCTATGTTGTTCCCGTCGCTGATGAGTGGAGTAGGCGTGATGGGCTACATCGGTCCGTTCTTCGTCGAATGTCATGTGAGTAAAGACCTGCTTCCGGTTCAGTATGCGTCGACTTGTGCACACGAGATGGCGCATGTCTTGGGCGTTTCCAGCGAAGCTGAAGCTAATTATTACAGCTACCTGATTTGTACGACATCATCCGTCCGGGAGATTCGTTTCTCCGGTTACTTTTCCTTGCTGCCTTACGTTCTTTCCAATGCATATCAGGTTTTGCCGGAATCCGATTTCAAAGCCTGGCAAGAAACACTTCGTCCTGAAATCATCGCCTTATATCGGGAAAAGGCTGATCATTGGCGGGCACTTTATAATCCTTTTTTAGGGGAAATTCAGGACAAGATGTATAACTGGTACCTGAAAGGAAACCGGATTTCTTCTGGTACCGCCAATTATTCCGAAGTGATCAGCTTGATTCTGGCGGCTCAGTCTGCTTCCTTCTAA
- the mutY gene encoding A/G-specific adenine glycosylase, whose translation MLNITDHNPLISERLIHWYQINRRILPWRETTDPYIIWISEIILQQTRVAQGLDYFNRFITRFPDVQALAEASEDEVLKYWQGLGYYSRARNLHTAAKTIMQQFGGKFPTDYSEVKSLKGIGDYTAAAIVSFAWNQPYAVVDGNVYRVLSRLFAIETPIDSIQGKKEFAELASALLSHKEAGLHNQAIMELGALQCVPQNPDCSTCPLSDVCMAYLQQNVSSFPKKQGKTKTRNRYFHYLYIIYKGTTWIQKRQEEDIWKGLYQFPLIETEQPCGWEELSQQEEWEKLFHGCGNITVQAITPVRKHVLSHQTLYATFYQIEVEHTGDLSSNYQQISREELDSYAVPILIHKYLISLDL comes from the coding sequence ATGCTGAACATAACCGATCACAATCCCTTAATCAGTGAAAGACTGATTCATTGGTATCAGATAAATCGCCGTATACTTCCCTGGCGGGAAACAACCGATCCTTATATTATCTGGATTTCTGAAATCATTCTGCAACAAACCCGTGTTGCTCAGGGACTGGATTATTTCAACCGTTTTATTACCCGCTTTCCGGATGTACAAGCATTGGCGGAAGCATCAGAAGATGAAGTCCTGAAATACTGGCAAGGATTAGGTTATTATAGCCGGGCAAGGAATTTGCATACGGCAGCGAAGACGATCATGCAGCAATTCGGCGGGAAGTTTCCGACCGACTATTCGGAAGTAAAATCCTTGAAAGGCATCGGCGACTATACGGCCGCCGCCATCGTATCGTTTGCCTGGAATCAACCCTACGCTGTTGTCGACGGAAATGTTTACCGAGTATTGTCTCGCCTTTTCGCCATAGAAACACCAATCGACAGCATCCAAGGCAAGAAAGAATTTGCCGAACTGGCTTCTGCCTTGCTATCCCATAAGGAAGCAGGTTTGCATAATCAGGCAATCATGGAGCTGGGCGCCCTGCAATGTGTTCCGCAGAACCCGGATTGTTCGACTTGTCCGCTCAGTGATGTATGTATGGCTTACCTGCAACAGAACGTATCTTCGTTTCCTAAAAAGCAAGGAAAGACCAAAACACGCAACCGCTATTTTCATTATTTATATATTATATATAAGGGAACTACCTGGATTCAGAAAAGGCAAGAGGAAGATATCTGGAAAGGCTTGTACCAGTTTCCGCTGATCGAAACCGAACAGCCTTGCGGATGGGAAGAGTTGTCTCAGCAGGAAGAATGGGAAAAGCTGTTTCACGGATGCGGGAACATAACCGTACAGGCCATTACTCCGGTGCGCAAGCATGTCCTGTCTCATCAGACTCTTTATGCGACATTCTATCAAATCGAAGTAGAGCATACAGGCGATCTCTCATCGAACTACCAACAGATATCCAGGGAAGAGCTGGACTCGTATGCCGTTCCTATACTTATCCATAAATACTTGATTTCTTTAGATTTATAG
- a CDS encoding HU family DNA-binding protein, with product MTKADIVSEISKSTGIDKQTVLASVESFMEIVKGSLAKNENVYLRGFGSFIVKKRAQKTARNISKNTTIIIPEHNIPSFKPAKTFLNEVK from the coding sequence ATGACGAAAGCAGATATTGTTAGCGAGATTTCAAAAAGTACTGGTATTGATAAACAGACAGTATTGGCAAGCGTTGAATCATTCATGGAAATAGTTAAAGGTTCTTTGGCTAAGAATGAGAACGTTTATTTGAGAGGTTTCGGTAGTTTTATTGTGAAGAAGAGAGCGCAGAAAACTGCTCGTAATATTTCAAAGAATACAACAATTATTATTCCAGAACACAATATTCCTTCATTCAAGCCCGCGAAAACGTTTTTGAACGAAGTAAAATAA
- a CDS encoding Rne/Rng family ribonuclease produces the protein MISELVVNVEPQEMSIAVLEDKNLVELQKEARNLQFAVGDIYLGKVKKLMPGLNAAFIDVGYKKDAFLHYQDLGSNFNMQQKYLKQVLADPKKAVSISKLQNEPEIEKDGSIGDVLKIGQEVLVQIAKEPISTKGPRLASELSFAGRYIVLIPFGDKVSVSSKIKTAEERARLRQLIQSIKPKNFTVIVRTSAEGRRVAELDHELRTLVKRWEESIAKLSKDKIPSLIYEETGRAVALLRDIYNPSFQNIYVNDPDVYNSIRAYVSLIAPGSENIVQLYTGGLPIFDNFAITKQIKSLFGRTVTYKSGAYLVIDHTEAMHVIDVNSGNRAKSSDDQEQTAMEVNLAAADEIARQLRLRDMGGIIVVDFIDIHDNANKQKLFEHMTKAMASDRAKHNILPLSKFCLMQITRQRVRPAMDVETSETCPACFGTGTVKSSILFTDSLEGKIDCLVNKHHLKKFTLHIHPYVAAYVNKGLFPLSWQWKMKYTHGLKIVPNQSLAFLEYKFFDENNNELDMKEAQEVKV, from the coding sequence GTGATTAGTGAATTAGTTGTAAATGTTGAACCCCAGGAAATGTCGATCGCTGTTCTGGAAGATAAAAACCTGGTCGAGCTTCAGAAAGAAGCCCGGAATCTTCAGTTTGCAGTGGGCGATATTTATTTAGGCAAGGTGAAAAAGCTGATGCCGGGGTTGAATGCTGCTTTCATTGATGTAGGGTATAAAAAGGATGCATTTCTTCATTATCAAGATTTAGGGTCGAACTTCAATATGCAGCAAAAGTATTTGAAGCAGGTTTTGGCAGATCCCAAAAAGGCTGTTTCGATATCGAAGTTGCAGAATGAACCGGAAATAGAAAAAGACGGAAGCATAGGTGATGTCTTGAAGATCGGACAGGAAGTATTGGTGCAGATAGCCAAGGAACCTATTTCGACAAAAGGCCCGCGCTTAGCTTCTGAATTATCGTTTGCCGGCAGATATATTGTTCTGATTCCTTTCGGCGATAAAGTATCGGTTTCTTCCAAGATCAAAACCGCTGAAGAACGGGCTCGGTTACGTCAGTTAATCCAGAGTATTAAGCCGAAGAATTTTACAGTCATTGTCCGTACTTCTGCCGAAGGACGACGGGTGGCTGAACTCGATCATGAGCTTAGGACATTAGTAAAGAGATGGGAAGAGAGTATTGCCAAGCTTTCAAAAGACAAGATTCCTTCTTTAATCTACGAAGAAACAGGCCGGGCTGTGGCCTTGTTGCGCGATATATATAATCCGTCATTCCAGAATATTTATGTTAACGATCCGGATGTTTATAATAGCATACGGGCTTATGTCAGTCTGATTGCACCCGGAAGCGAGAACATCGTACAGTTATATACTGGCGGATTACCTATCTTTGATAATTTTGCCATTACTAAGCAGATTAAATCTTTATTTGGACGTACAGTTACGTATAAAAGCGGAGCATATCTGGTGATTGACCATACAGAAGCCATGCACGTCATTGATGTGAACAGTGGTAATCGGGCAAAAAGCAGTGACGACCAGGAACAGACTGCCATGGAAGTAAATCTGGCAGCTGCCGATGAGATTGCCCGTCAGTTACGCCTGCGTGATATGGGAGGTATTATCGTAGTCGATTTTATTGATATCCATGATAATGCAAACAAGCAGAAACTTTTTGAGCACATGACGAAGGCTATGGCCAGCGACAGGGCAAAACACAATATTTTGCCGTTAAGTAAATTCTGTTTGATGCAGATCACCCGTCAGCGTGTTCGCCCGGCAATGGATGTAGAAACCTCTGAAACATGTCCCGCCTGTTTTGGCACTGGTACCGTGAAATCCTCTATTTTGTTTACGGATAGTCTGGAAGGGAAAATTGATTGCCTCGTAAACAAACATCATTTGAAGAAATTCACCCTGCATATCCATCCTTATGTAGCAGCTTATGTCAATAAAGGGCTGTTCCCTTTAAGCTGGCAGTGGAAGATGAAATATACGCACGGACTAAAGATTGTCCCAAACCAAAGTCTTGCATTCTTGGAATATAAGTTTTTCGATGAGAATAACAATGAATTGGATATGAAAGAAGCGCAGGAAGTCAAAGTCTGA
- a CDS encoding DNA-binding domain-containing protein has product MSNVLKGWLADNAVTTDNKDDKILVLESAGNLTEKEIMERMMKEITGLKEETLSHAVTLYNRIIMESLLNGYTVNTGLFYASPSFQGVIDGGVWNKEKNSIRVNFQQGKTLREEIAKTKVDILGEKADIMYVLEVEDKKTGLKDGTVSPGFGVIIRGRNLKIAGSDESVGIYLINDQSSEEKLPDYQIIRNMPSELTIQIPTGLLTGTYTLRITTQFSAGKNSLKTPRSLDIQVNLV; this is encoded by the coding sequence ATGAGTAATGTTTTGAAAGGTTGGTTGGCAGACAATGCCGTGACTACCGACAATAAGGATGATAAAATCCTGGTACTGGAATCTGCGGGAAATCTGACGGAAAAGGAAATTATGGAACGGATGATGAAAGAAATCACAGGTTTGAAAGAAGAAACCCTCAGCCACGCCGTAACCCTTTACAACCGTATTATTATGGAAAGCCTGTTGAATGGCTATACGGTTAATACCGGATTATTTTATGCTTCTCCTTCTTTTCAAGGAGTTATTGATGGAGGTGTTTGGAATAAAGAAAAGAACAGTATCCGTGTGAATTTCCAGCAAGGTAAGACGTTACGTGAAGAAATTGCCAAAACAAAGGTAGATATCCTCGGTGAAAAGGCGGATATCATGTATGTGCTGGAAGTGGAAGACAAGAAGACGGGTTTAAAAGATGGTACTGTCTCTCCGGGTTTTGGTGTCATTATCCGTGGGCGGAACTTGAAGATTGCAGGCTCCGATGAATCGGTGGGTATTTATCTCATTAACGACCAATCTTCTGAAGAGAAGTTGCCGGATTACCAGATCATCCGAAACATGCCGTCCGAACTGACCATCCAAATCCCAACCGGTTTGCTGACGGGTACTTATACCTTGCGTATCACGACGCAGTTTAGTGCAGGAAAGAATAGTCTGAAAACGCCTCGTAGTTTGGATATCCAGGTTAATTTGGTTTAG
- a CDS encoding C10 family peptidase: MKRRLLLLFVLFSMAFWSVAERIDVATARKIAENVAASNTGGLRSASSELSLIYAAAPGQEKNALRSTGAVDGAADYFVFNIGANKGFVIVSGDDLAYPVLGQSDEGTFEPDNLPENLRAMLAYYQNQISWAERNDVIPSADVQAEWGRYLAGSLRSSGEEVLYETAHWSQGDPYNRKTPIINGQHAVTGCVATAWAIAMKYNEWPVAANSETRVNTYWQQPVEYPQQYDWDNMLMEYNRGQYTDEQADAIATLMWNIGANVDMNYGVDGSGASSSSAAQKAVEVFGYSKKCRYLSKSDYRWSEWKSILRNELDEKRIVLYSGSNSDGGHAFVCDGYKDGEAFHINWGWGNSHGYYLLTALDPDGLDDPYGNKNGMTIGIAKPEEGETEVCELKYRSLSTLPNPTVGTVFNVYPQIYNIGNVSFSGWVNMAIIQQNGIIGTHISTKKQLSALEQRYYIDYTFECQLNSSLSEGERIMPIYSTDGSNWQIMYGTADAPLYIDMTGTVNEIDEPDDPAEKPVSINIYWNGFDDVYLPVSSGGYTYTSTYGISYGIINAAGDVVLRYTLKDYDAWKDALTLSSSNSANGTYNPVTIATDGSFEIPLAQTEFQKGNYQNFLEVSSTKGGKLGYKIQVYYASDTDRENPLFGQDGNEMTFVNPISGSITPNPITGQAGVEIPFSFTFEDVDAELRGKKLSFLVSLQCYMKEGVKLYYVETDKKTEIELDGSGTYLNSTDLTTAGSLEAGKAYSFSLLIPSVPSGSGTPFIALSVYADGKPVPSQNYTGHADISITSQAETYYQITTNFTHIQLQNGITQVKKGENLSLTLVPDAGYALPSTITVKVGGTVLGEYTYNSSNGYLYIASGKITGDIEITANGVEVKNTYTVTSQFTGLSVNGWQETVTEGDDLTFTLSANEGYVRPETITVKMGGTTLTAGNGYTYNQETGEVSINKVTGAVEVIAEAVKIHTVTPQFTGVSATEGVPQTVLNNKGLAFILQASAGYKLPETITVTMGGNSLVAGRDYTYEQSTGDFSITKVTGNVVVTVEADRYYTVSNTITNLTVTPEIPTEIKAGGTITFTLQAETGYKLPKTITVTMGDSPLTVENGYTYDVSTGEVSITPVQGNIQITATGEAIAYYQIDVTTRIQNLEVKGVVPTQVEEGENVFFTLEPDEDYKLPTAITVTMGDKPADFTYDAESGQVSIKNIQGKIVVIAAGIDNSHQEVIIPPVEGLDIDPIEPVETNSKVELTLKVQTGYALPETIEVTMGGKPLAADTDYTYDARTGKFTLNSITGELKINVVPVKIQYDVTATLTHLTATIAEKVDYNDPLSFTLVPGQGYKLPAAITVEMGASALQVGVDYTYNTTTGEVKINAVTDAVKITATGVELLKYTITMALTNLKSDKEELTVYEGESFAFKLIPDAGYRLPETITVTGANGTITGVVYNATSGEVKIPNVKEALTVTAAAEKIPTYAVEFQLTDVTTDWKEDAVVQEGGTLSCTLKANTGFLLPTSITVTMGGVAYQDYTYDASTGKVEVRNVKGKVVIVAVGRDDSMRKVKLSLSNVSSKPSPAEVPVNSQLELVFTADNGYKLPATIKVSMGNKTLTAGSDYTYNQSTGKFTLAKVTDNVDITVIAELIQTPTPDPDPEPDPDPKPVTYTVTLPVVEGAVLTSETGTTIKENENFIFTITLKDGYKNSKPVVKANGKEILPDSKGRYVVENVKTNITITVSGIVKDDPTANMVIQGSLKVWGADGYLHILSSKVGEAHVITYSGQLYKIITLTGGETITSLPSGIYIVHIDGQSYKVHLY; the protein is encoded by the coding sequence ATGAAAAGACGATTACTTCTTTTGTTTGTTCTTTTCTCCATGGCCTTTTGGAGTGTGGCGGAAAGAATTGATGTGGCAACGGCTCGTAAAATAGCCGAAAATGTAGCCGCATCTAACACGGGTGGCTTGCGTTCAGCAAGTAGTGAACTTTCTCTTATTTATGCGGCTGCTCCGGGGCAGGAAAAAAATGCTTTGCGAAGCACGGGGGCAGTAGATGGTGCAGCTGATTATTTTGTGTTTAATATCGGGGCAAACAAGGGCTTCGTGATTGTTTCGGGGGATGACCTGGCATATCCTGTTCTTGGACAATCAGATGAAGGAACGTTTGAACCAGACAATTTACCAGAAAACTTGAGGGCGATGTTGGCGTATTATCAGAATCAAATCTCTTGGGCGGAACGGAATGACGTAATTCCTTCGGCTGATGTCCAAGCAGAATGGGGGCGATATCTGGCAGGTAGCTTGCGTTCTTCAGGGGAAGAGGTTTTGTATGAAACGGCACATTGGTCGCAGGGGGATCCGTATAATCGAAAAACGCCCATAATAAATGGACAACATGCTGTTACGGGATGCGTGGCGACAGCTTGGGCAATTGCCATGAAATATAATGAATGGCCTGTGGCCGCCAATTCTGAAACTCGAGTGAATACATATTGGCAACAACCGGTGGAATATCCCCAACAATACGATTGGGATAATATGTTAATGGAATATAATAGAGGACAATATACCGATGAACAGGCTGATGCTATAGCAACCTTGATGTGGAATATTGGGGCGAATGTTGACATGAATTACGGCGTGGACGGAAGTGGTGCTAGTAGTAGTTCTGCAGCGCAAAAAGCTGTAGAGGTATTCGGATACAGTAAAAAATGTCGGTATCTTTCTAAAAGTGATTATCGTTGGAGTGAATGGAAGTCAATACTGCGAAATGAATTAGATGAGAAGCGTATAGTTCTTTATAGTGGATCGAATTCTGATGGAGGACATGCTTTTGTTTGTGATGGTTATAAAGATGGAGAAGCGTTTCATATCAATTGGGGATGGGGAAATTCCCATGGTTATTATCTATTGACAGCCTTAGATCCAGATGGTTTGGATGATCCGTATGGAAACAAAAATGGTATGACCATCGGTATTGCTAAACCAGAAGAGGGAGAGACTGAGGTTTGTGAGTTGAAATATAGATCGTTGTCGACCTTGCCTAATCCAACTGTAGGAACTGTGTTTAATGTTTATCCTCAGATATATAATATAGGAAATGTAAGTTTTAGTGGATGGGTTAATATGGCTATTATTCAACAGAATGGTATAATAGGTACACATATATCTACTAAAAAACAACTATCAGCTCTGGAACAAAGATACTACATAGATTATACCTTTGAATGTCAATTGAATTCATCTCTTTCAGAAGGAGAAAGGATCATGCCTATCTATTCGACTGATGGTAGTAATTGGCAAATTATGTATGGGACAGCAGATGCTCCACTTTATATTGATATGACTGGAACTGTTAATGAGATAGATGAACCCGATGATCCGGCAGAAAAACCTGTTAGTATCAATATTTATTGGAATGGCTTTGATGATGTTTATTTGCCAGTTTCATCCGGTGGTTATACATATACATCAACATATGGAATTTCGTATGGCATTATTAATGCAGCGGGTGATGTCGTTTTACGTTATACGTTGAAAGACTATGATGCTTGGAAGGATGCTCTTACTTTGTCTTCATCAAATAGTGCGAATGGAACATATAATCCTGTAACGATAGCAACTGATGGCTCGTTTGAAATTCCGTTGGCACAAACGGAGTTCCAAAAGGGAAATTATCAAAATTTTTTGGAGGTTTCTTCTACGAAAGGAGGAAAGCTGGGGTATAAAATTCAAGTGTACTATGCTTCTGATACAGACCGAGAGAATCCTCTGTTTGGACAAGATGGCAATGAAATGACATTTGTAAATCCTATATCGGGTTCGATTACTCCTAATCCAATTACGGGGCAAGCCGGGGTTGAAATTCCATTCTCTTTTACTTTTGAAGATGTCGATGCAGAATTACGGGGAAAGAAATTATCGTTCTTGGTATCTCTACAGTGTTACATGAAAGAAGGTGTGAAATTATATTATGTAGAAACAGATAAGAAAACTGAAATAGAATTGGATGGGTCGGGGACTTATCTTAATTCAACAGATCTAACAACTGCGGGTAGCTTGGAAGCAGGAAAGGCTTATTCATTTAGCCTATTAATACCTAGTGTTCCCTCAGGATCGGGGACTCCATTTATTGCTTTGTCAGTGTATGCTGATGGGAAACCCGTTCCTTCACAAAATTATACTGGGCATGCAGATATATCTATTACTTCCCAAGCAGAAACGTATTATCAAATAACGACAAACTTTACTCATATTCAGTTGCAAAATGGCATTACACAGGTTAAAAAAGGAGAAAATCTTTCCCTTACATTAGTACCAGATGCCGGGTATGCATTGCCGAGCACTATTACAGTCAAAGTAGGAGGAACAGTTTTAGGTGAGTATACATATAATTCTTCAAATGGTTATTTGTACATTGCTTCTGGTAAGATTACCGGGGACATTGAAATTACTGCTAATGGGGTTGAGGTGAAAAATACCTATACAGTTACATCTCAATTTACGGGATTAAGTGTGAACGGATGGCAGGAGACCGTTACAGAAGGGGATGACTTAACCTTTACATTATCTGCCAATGAAGGATATGTCCGTCCAGAAACAATTACTGTGAAGATGGGTGGTACTACTTTAACCGCAGGTAATGGCTATACCTATAATCAAGAGACAGGCGAAGTATCTATCAATAAAGTGACTGGAGCAGTTGAGGTAATCGCCGAGGCTGTTAAAATACATACGGTAACCCCCCAATTCACAGGAGTATCGGCTACAGAAGGAGTTCCTCAGACGGTTTTGAATAATAAGGGACTTGCTTTCATCTTGCAAGCTTCAGCAGGTTATAAACTCCCGGAAACTATTACAGTAACGATGGGTGGAAATTCGTTGGTCGCTGGAAGAGATTACACTTATGAACAAAGTACTGGTGATTTTAGTATTACGAAGGTTACGGGTAATGTGGTTGTAACAGTAGAGGCTGATCGCTATTATACCGTATCGAATACAATCACGAATTTGACAGTTACACCTGAAATACCAACTGAAATTAAAGCCGGTGGAACAATCACTTTCACGCTGCAAGCAGAGACTGGGTATAAATTACCAAAGACAATTACAGTGACGATGGGTGACAGTCCGTTGACAGTGGAGAATGGTTATACTTACGATGTATCTACAGGTGAAGTTTCGATTACCCCAGTACAAGGAAATATACAAATCACGGCTACGGGCGAAGCCATTGCTTATTATCAAATTGATGTTACTACGAGAATCCAGAACTTGGAGGTGAAAGGAGTTGTCCCGACACAAGTAGAAGAAGGAGAAAATGTATTCTTTACATTGGAACCGGACGAAGATTATAAGTTGCCGACAGCTATCACGGTTACTATGGGAGATAAACCTGCCGACTTTACTTATGATGCGGAGTCAGGTCAAGTATCGATCAAGAATATTCAAGGGAAAATTGTTGTAATTGCTGCTGGTATAGACAATAGTCATCAGGAGGTAATTATACCACCTGTAGAAGGATTGGATATTGATCCGATTGAACCGGTAGAGACGAATTCGAAAGTAGAATTGACATTGAAGGTACAGACCGGTTATGCGTTACCTGAAACTATTGAGGTGACAATGGGCGGTAAACCGTTGGCTGCCGATACAGACTATACGTATGATGCAAGAACGGGTAAGTTTACATTGAATAGTATTACCGGAGAATTGAAGATTAATGTCGTTCCGGTAAAAATACAATATGATGTAACTGCTACTCTAACCCATTTGACGGCTACTATTGCTGAAAAAGTAGATTACAATGATCCGCTTTCCTTCACGTTAGTTCCGGGACAGGGTTATAAATTACCGGCTGCAATTACGGTTGAAATGGGAGCTTCTGCCTTACAAGTTGGTGTTGATTATACCTATAATACGACAACAGGCGAGGTGAAAATCAATGCTGTGACAGATGCGGTTAAAATTACGGCAACAGGTGTTGAGCTTTTGAAATATACAATAACGATGGCATTGACGAACCTGAAGTCTGATAAAGAAGAACTGACTGTTTATGAAGGGGAATCATTCGCCTTTAAGTTAATTCCAGATGCCGGTTATCGTTTACCAGAGACGATTACTGTTACAGGTGCAAATGGAACGATTACAGGTGTTGTTTATAACGCTACTAGCGGAGAAGTAAAAATACCGAATGTAAAAGAAGCTTTGACTGTTACTGCAGCTGCCGAAAAGATCCCGACTTACGCGGTAGAATTCCAATTAACAGATGTCACTACCGATTGGAAAGAAGATGCGGTAGTTCAAGAAGGAGGAACTTTGAGTTGTACGTTGAAAGCAAATACGGGATTCCTTTTGCCAACATCAATAACTGTTACAATGGGTGGTGTTGCTTATCAGGATTATACGTATGATGCGTCAACAGGGAAAGTTGAAGTTCGCAATGTAAAAGGAAAGGTTGTTATTGTGGCTGTTGGTCGTGACGATAGTATGCGTAAGGTTAAACTCTCTTTGTCTAATGTATCGTCTAAACCTTCTCCTGCAGAAGTACCTGTAAACAGTCAATTAGAACTTGTCTTTACAGCAGATAATGGTTATAAATTACCGGCAACTATCAAGGTTTCTATGGGAAATAAGACTTTGACTGCTGGTTCTGATTATACCTATAATCAATCTACAGGTAAGTTCACATTGGCTAAAGTAACAGATAATGTAGATATTACTGTTATTGCAGAGCTAATACAGACACCAACGCCTGATCCAGATCCAGAACCCGATCCAGATCCTAAGCCTGTAACTTATACCGTTACGCTTCCTGTGGTAGAGGGTGCTGTTTTGACTTCAGAAACAGGAACTACAATTAAAGAAAATGAGAACTTTATATTTACCATTACATTAAAAGATGGTTATAAGAACTCTAAACCGGTTGTTAAGGCCAATGGTAAAGAGATCTTGCCAGATTCTAAAGGGCGGTATGTTGTTGAAAATGTGAAGACGAATATAACGATTACAGTTTCTGGAATTGTAAAGGATGATCCGACTGCAAATATGGTAATACAAGGCTCATTGAAAGTCTGGGGTGCAGATGGTTACTTACATATCTTGTCTTCAAAAGTTGGTGAAGCACACGTTATCACTTATAGTGGACAACTTTATAAGATTATAACATTGACAGGAGGTGAAACTATAACATCTCTTCCTTCGGGTATTTATATTGTTCATATAGATGGTCAATCCTACAAAGTCCATTTGTATTGA